One window of Mesorhizobium sp. WSM4904 genomic DNA carries:
- a CDS encoding bifunctional 2',3'-cyclic-nucleotide 2'-phosphodiesterase/3'-nucleotidase has protein sequence MSQPFVSRRSFLAGAGASGALIMLHPFSARAQANQAHLRIMETTDIHVNLLPYDYYADKANDTMGLSRTASLIDAVRKEATNAMLIDNGDLLQGNPMGDYVAYEKGMKDGDLHPVMKGMNLLGYECSTLGNHEFNYGLSFMDKVLAGANFPFVCANLIRGTTLATNPRDDKLYLKPYVILDKKIKDGSGAEQPIRIGVIGFVPPQIMVWDLKNLEGNVKTRDIVEAAKAWVPQIREEGADIVIALSHSGIDVKQGDMMENASFFVAGVDGIDAVFTGHQHLVFPGKKDFQALDGVDTEKGTLQGKPAVMGGFWGSHMGLIDLLLERDGSKWRIVSATSEARPIYERVDNKNKAKVGDDKRIIAALAQDHEATLAYVRRPVGKTSAPLYSYFALVADDPSVQIVNQAQSWYLKDILKSTQWKDVPLLSAAAPFKAGGRNGADYYTDVPVGDIAIKNVADLYLYPNTVRAVEITGAQVKEWLEMSAGIFNRIEPGKADQPLINTDFPSYNFDVIDGVTYRIDLSQPPKYDSKGGIANAGSSRIVDLKFDGKPIDPAAKFVVATNNYRAGGGGNFPEINASKIIYEAPDTNRDVIVRYVVSKGTINPSADGNWSFAPLAGTSVVFETGPRAKDFIDQVKSLKIEPAGEGEAGFAKYRITL, from the coding sequence ATGTCGCAACCGTTCGTCAGTCGTCGCTCGTTCCTGGCCGGCGCCGGCGCCAGCGGGGCGCTGATCATGCTGCACCCGTTTTCCGCCCGCGCTCAGGCCAACCAGGCGCATCTCAGGATCATGGAAACTACCGACATCCATGTGAACCTGCTGCCCTACGACTACTACGCCGACAAAGCGAACGACACGATGGGCCTGTCGCGCACGGCCTCATTGATCGACGCCGTGCGCAAGGAAGCCACCAACGCCATGCTGATCGACAATGGCGACCTCTTGCAGGGCAATCCGATGGGCGACTACGTCGCCTACGAGAAAGGCATGAAGGACGGCGACCTGCATCCGGTCATGAAGGGCATGAACCTGCTCGGCTATGAATGCTCGACGCTCGGCAATCATGAGTTCAATTACGGCCTGTCTTTCATGGACAAAGTGCTGGCTGGCGCCAATTTCCCCTTCGTCTGCGCGAACCTGATCCGCGGCACCACGCTTGCCACCAACCCGCGCGACGACAAGCTATATCTCAAGCCCTATGTGATCCTCGACAAGAAGATCAAGGACGGCTCGGGCGCCGAGCAGCCGATCCGGATCGGCGTCATCGGCTTCGTGCCGCCGCAGATCATGGTCTGGGACCTGAAGAACCTCGAAGGCAATGTGAAGACGCGCGACATCGTCGAGGCGGCCAAGGCCTGGGTGCCGCAGATCAGGGAGGAGGGTGCCGACATCGTCATCGCGCTTTCGCATTCGGGCATCGACGTCAAGCAGGGCGACATGATGGAGAACGCCTCGTTCTTCGTCGCCGGCGTCGACGGCATCGACGCTGTCTTCACCGGCCACCAGCACCTCGTCTTCCCCGGCAAGAAGGATTTCCAGGCGCTTGACGGCGTCGACACCGAGAAGGGCACGCTGCAGGGCAAGCCCGCGGTGATGGGCGGCTTCTGGGGCTCGCATATGGGCCTGATCGACCTGCTGCTGGAGCGCGACGGCTCGAAATGGCGGATCGTCTCGGCCACCTCCGAGGCGAGGCCGATCTATGAGCGCGTCGACAACAAGAACAAGGCCAAGGTCGGCGACGACAAGCGCATCATCGCGGCGCTGGCGCAGGATCACGAGGCGACGCTCGCCTATGTCCGCCGCCCCGTCGGCAAGACGTCCGCGCCGCTCTATTCCTATTTCGCCTTGGTCGCCGACGACCCGTCGGTGCAAATCGTCAATCAGGCGCAGAGCTGGTACCTCAAGGACATATTGAAGAGCACGCAATGGAAGGACGTGCCGCTCTTGTCGGCGGCGGCACCGTTCAAGGCAGGCGGCCGCAACGGCGCCGACTATTATACCGACGTCCCGGTCGGCGACATCGCCATCAAGAATGTCGCCGACCTCTATCTCTATCCGAACACGGTGCGGGCGGTGGAAATCACCGGCGCGCAGGTGAAGGAATGGCTGGAGATGTCGGCCGGCATCTTCAACAGGATCGAACCGGGCAAAGCGGATCAGCCGCTGATCAACACCGACTTCCCGTCCTATAATTTCGACGTCATCGACGGCGTCACCTACAGGATCGACCTGTCGCAGCCGCCTAAATACGATTCGAAGGGCGGCATCGCCAACGCCGGCTCCAGCCGCATCGTCGATCTGAAGTTCGACGGAAAACCGATTGATCCGGCGGCGAAATTCGTCGTCGCCACCAACAACTATCGGGCGGGCGGCGGCGGTAATTTCCCCGAGATCAACGCCTCGAAGATCATCTACGAGGCTCCCGACACCAATCGCGACGTGATCGTGCGCTACGTCGTCAGCAAGGGCACGATCAACCCATCGGCGGACGGCAACTGGTCGTTCGCGCCGTTGGCCGGCACCAGCGTCGTCTTCGAGACCGGCCCCAGGGCGAAGGATTTCATCGATCAGGTCAAGTCGCTGAAGATCGAACCCGCAGGCGAGGGCGAGGCGGGATTTGCCAAATACCGCATCACGCTTTGA
- a CDS encoding VOC family protein — MALKRMDNVGIVVDDLEQTIDFFRELGLELEGRATIEGEWAGRVTGLGDQRVEIAMMRTPDGHGRLELSRFLAPPTVADHRNAPVNALGYLRVMFAVDDVDETLERLRKRGAQLVGDVVQYKDVYRLCYIRGPEGLLIGLAQELS; from the coding sequence ATGGCGCTCAAACGGATGGACAACGTAGGGATCGTCGTCGATGACCTCGAACAGACGATTGATTTCTTTCGCGAGCTCGGTCTCGAGCTCGAAGGGCGGGCCACGATCGAAGGAGAATGGGCTGGACGGGTCACTGGACTGGGCGATCAGCGCGTCGAGATCGCCATGATGCGCACGCCGGACGGCCACGGCCGGCTCGAGCTCTCCCGCTTCCTCGCGCCGCCTACCGTCGCGGATCACCGCAACGCCCCGGTGAACGCCCTAGGCTACCTCCGCGTCATGTTCGCCGTGGACGACGTCGACGAGACGCTCGAAAGGCTCCGCAAGCGCGGCGCGCAGCTCGTCGGCGATGTAGTCCAGTATAAAGACGTGTATCGGCTCTGCTATATCCGCGGACCTGAAGGGCTTCTCATCGGGCTCGCCCAGGAACTCAGCTGA
- a CDS encoding Dabb family protein, translating into MIRHIVFFSVRRKEDVEAVRSGLQALGNIPHSKHFEVTLNTKVDLYSNAIDVVVYAEFEDEAALTAYKAHPIYAETTSKVKPLRELRYSADVVAAA; encoded by the coding sequence TTGATCCGGCACATCGTTTTCTTCAGCGTACGGCGCAAAGAGGATGTGGAGGCCGTACGGTCAGGCCTGCAGGCGCTGGGCAACATCCCTCATTCGAAGCATTTCGAGGTGACGCTCAACACCAAGGTCGACCTGTACTCCAACGCGATCGACGTTGTCGTCTATGCCGAGTTCGAAGACGAGGCGGCGCTCACCGCCTATAAGGCGCATCCGATCTATGCGGAGACGACCAGCAAGGTGAAGCCGTTGCGTGAGCTGCGCTATTCGGCCGACGTCGTTGCCGCCGCCTGA
- a CDS encoding VOC family protein produces the protein MIETSTHPLDHLVLPTRSLEIARLRLSSLGFVVAPTGIHPFGTENACVFFTDGTYLEPLAVGDEKTADRAIGEGNVFVARDRLYRSRLGDEGFSAVVFGTADADADQARYVEAGLSAGNMLSFSRAFTDTTGKSDTASFKLAFVADSKATDSFLFACQRINAPKIDRTALQAHANGVTGIIEIVAVSDRPSSQARLLSTAAGQDANDGDKVRLPNATLTVLTPDAFASRFGASAGSPSDLRFAAIIFAVRSIAAATRLLAANAIEHDMSGDEIVVPPAPGQGAAFIFREIP, from the coding sequence ATGATCGAAACTTCGACACATCCGCTCGACCATCTCGTTCTGCCCACGCGAAGCCTCGAGATCGCAAGGCTGCGCCTTTCGTCGCTCGGCTTTGTCGTCGCGCCGACCGGCATCCATCCGTTCGGAACCGAAAACGCCTGCGTCTTTTTCACTGACGGCACCTATCTGGAGCCGCTGGCCGTCGGCGATGAAAAAACGGCCGATCGGGCGATAGGTGAAGGCAACGTCTTCGTCGCGCGCGACCGCCTTTACCGCAGCAGGCTTGGCGACGAGGGCTTCTCCGCGGTCGTGTTCGGAACCGCCGATGCCGATGCCGACCAAGCACGCTATGTCGAAGCAGGGCTGTCTGCCGGCAACATGCTGAGCTTTTCGCGCGCCTTCACCGACACCACGGGCAAAAGCGACACGGCATCGTTCAAACTGGCGTTCGTGGCCGACAGCAAGGCAACGGACTCATTCCTATTCGCCTGCCAGCGCATCAATGCGCCGAAGATCGACCGTACGGCACTGCAGGCGCATGCCAATGGGGTGACCGGCATCATCGAGATCGTCGCGGTCAGCGACAGGCCTTCGAGCCAGGCCAGGCTGCTGTCGACCGCCGCCGGTCAGGACGCGAACGACGGTGACAAGGTTCGATTGCCCAACGCGACTTTGACCGTTCTGACGCCCGACGCTTTTGCCTCGCGCTTTGGCGCATCGGCAGGGAGCCCCTCGGATCTTCGATTCGCGGCCATCATCTTTGCGGTTCGCAGCATTGCCGCCGCCACCCGGCTACTTGCGGCCAACGCGATCGAACACGACATGAGCGGCGACGAGATCGTCGTGCCGCCGGCGCCCGGTCAGGGCGCAGCCTTCATCTTTCGGGAGATCCCATGA
- the kdsA gene encoding 3-deoxy-8-phosphooctulonate synthase: MSEPLAPNASVTVGKVVFANNAPLSLIAGPCQLESRQHAFDMAGALKELTERLGIGLVYKTSYDKANRTSLSATRGAGLEAAMPIFDDLRKAFSIPVLTDVHTEEQCAIVAPHVDVLQIPAFLSRQTDMLVAAARTGKVVNVKKGQFLAPWDMKNVVAKITGSGNANVLVTERGASFGYNTLVSDMRALPIMAEIGAPVIFDATHSVQQPGGQGGSSGGERRFVATLACAAVAVGVAGVFIETHHDPDNSTSSDGPNMVPLKDMPALLEKLMAFDRVAKGR; encoded by the coding sequence ATGAGCGAGCCCCTGGCGCCCAATGCATCGGTAACCGTCGGCAAGGTCGTCTTCGCCAACAATGCGCCCTTGTCGCTGATCGCCGGCCCCTGCCAGCTCGAATCGCGCCAGCACGCCTTCGACATGGCCGGTGCGCTAAAGGAACTGACTGAGCGGCTGGGCATAGGGCTCGTCTACAAGACGAGCTACGACAAGGCGAACCGCACCTCGCTGTCGGCGACGCGCGGCGCCGGCCTCGAGGCGGCGATGCCCATCTTCGACGACCTGCGCAAGGCGTTCTCCATCCCGGTGTTGACCGACGTCCACACCGAGGAGCAATGCGCGATCGTTGCGCCGCATGTCGACGTCCTGCAGATACCGGCTTTCCTTTCGCGCCAGACCGACATGCTTGTCGCCGCGGCGCGGACGGGCAAGGTCGTCAACGTGAAGAAGGGCCAGTTCCTCGCCCCGTGGGACATGAAGAACGTCGTCGCCAAGATCACCGGTTCCGGCAACGCCAACGTGCTGGTCACCGAGCGCGGCGCTTCTTTCGGGTATAACACGTTGGTGTCGGACATGCGCGCTCTGCCGATCATGGCCGAGATCGGCGCGCCGGTGATTTTCGACGCCACCCATTCCGTGCAGCAGCCGGGCGGGCAGGGCGGCTCCTCCGGCGGCGAACGGCGCTTCGTCGCGACGCTGGCTTGCGCTGCCGTCGCCGTCGGCGTTGCCGGGGTCTTCATCGAGACCCACCATGATCCGGACAACTCGACCTCTTCCGACGGCCCCAACATGGTGCCCCTCAAGGACATGCCGGCCTTGCTCGAAAAGCTGATGGCGTTCGACCGCGTCGCCAAGGGGCGCTAA
- a CDS encoding dodecin family protein produces MSVARVIEITSSSNKSFQDAIENGIARAAKILKNVEGAWIQDQKIVVENGKISAYRVNMKVTFILTD; encoded by the coding sequence ATGTCTGTCGCCCGGGTCATCGAGATCACGTCGTCGTCCAACAAAAGCTTTCAGGACGCAATCGAGAATGGCATCGCGCGCGCCGCAAAGATCCTGAAGAACGTCGAAGGCGCCTGGATCCAGGACCAGAAGATCGTGGTCGAGAACGGCAAGATCTCCGCCTATCGGGTCAACATGAAGGTGACCTTCATCCTCACCGACTAG
- a CDS encoding PRC-barrel domain-containing protein, with protein MTTPSGHTEAIAASRVIGTSVYNTEGSSIGSVEDVMLDKMSNGIMFAVIGFGGFLGMGEKYHAIPWASLDYDAEKGGYVVPFTKDQLKAAPAYSIKELTGADGEAARDASFEYYHVAPYWH; from the coding sequence ATGACCACCCCGTCTGGGCACACCGAAGCCATTGCCGCCTCGCGCGTCATCGGCACGTCGGTCTACAACACCGAGGGCAGCAGCATCGGCAGCGTCGAGGACGTCATGCTCGACAAGATGTCGAACGGCATCATGTTCGCCGTCATCGGCTTCGGCGGCTTCCTCGGCATGGGCGAGAAATATCACGCCATTCCATGGGCGAGCCTCGACTATGACGCGGAGAAGGGCGGCTACGTCGTGCCTTTCACCAAGGACCAGCTCAAGGCGGCGCCCGCGTACTCGATCAAGGAATTGACCGGCGCCGACGGCGAAGCGGCGCGCGATGCATCCTTCGAGTATTACCACGTAGCGCCCTATTGGCATTGA
- the eno gene encoding phosphopyruvate hydratase, whose protein sequence is MTAIIDIVGREILDSRGNPTVEVDVVLEDGSMGRAAVPSGASTGAHEAVELRDGGPRYLGKGVERAVEAVNGELFEAIGGMEAENQIHIDQTMIELDGTPNKSRLGANAILGVSLAVAKAAAEAAGLPLYRYVGGTKAHILPVPMMNIINGGAHADNPIDFQEFMILPVGAPTLRDGVRWGSEIFHTLRKKLKDAGHNTNVGDEGGFAPNLKSAPAALDFIMESIEKAGFKPGEDVALGLDCAATEFFKDGNYVYEGEKKTRDPKAQAKYLAKLASDYPIITIEDGLAEDDWEGWKVLTDLIGKKVQLVGDDLFVTNTARLRDGIRMGVANSILVKVNQIGSLTETLDAVETAHKAGYTAVMSHRSGETEDSTIADLAVATNCGQIKTGSLSRSDRMAKYNQLIRIEEELGKQARYAGKSVVKG, encoded by the coding sequence ATGACCGCCATCATCGACATTGTCGGGCGTGAAATCCTGGACAGCCGTGGAAATCCGACCGTCGAGGTCGACGTGGTGCTGGAAGACGGCTCGATGGGCCGCGCCGCGGTGCCGTCGGGCGCCTCGACCGGCGCGCACGAGGCGGTCGAGCTGCGCGACGGCGGGCCGCGTTATCTCGGCAAGGGCGTCGAGCGGGCGGTCGAGGCCGTGAACGGCGAGCTGTTCGAGGCGATCGGCGGCATGGAGGCCGAGAACCAGATCCATATCGACCAGACGATGATCGAGCTCGACGGCACACCGAACAAGAGCCGCCTCGGCGCCAACGCCATCCTAGGCGTGTCGCTGGCGGTCGCCAAGGCCGCCGCGGAGGCCGCCGGCCTGCCGCTCTACCGCTATGTCGGCGGCACCAAGGCGCACATCCTGCCGGTGCCGATGATGAACATCATCAATGGCGGCGCCCATGCCGACAATCCGATCGACTTCCAGGAATTCATGATCCTGCCGGTCGGCGCACCGACGCTGCGCGACGGCGTGCGCTGGGGCTCGGAGATTTTCCACACGCTGCGCAAGAAGCTGAAGGACGCCGGCCACAACACCAATGTCGGCGACGAGGGCGGATTCGCCCCCAACCTGAAGAGCGCGCCGGCGGCGCTCGATTTCATCATGGAATCGATCGAGAAGGCCGGCTTCAAGCCGGGCGAGGACGTCGCGCTCGGTCTCGACTGCGCCGCCACCGAGTTCTTCAAGGACGGCAACTACGTCTATGAGGGCGAGAAGAAGACCCGCGATCCGAAGGCGCAGGCCAAATACCTCGCCAAGCTCGCTTCCGACTATCCGATCATCACCATCGAGGACGGCCTTGCCGAGGACGATTGGGAGGGCTGGAAGGTCCTGACCGACCTGATCGGCAAGAAGGTTCAGCTCGTCGGCGACGATCTTTTCGTCACCAACACGGCGCGGCTGCGCGACGGCATCCGCATGGGCGTCGCCAATTCCATCCTGGTCAAGGTCAACCAGATCGGCTCGCTGACCGAAACGCTCGACGCCGTCGAGACCGCGCACAAGGCGGGCTATACCGCCGTCATGTCGCATCGCTCGGGCGAGACCGAGGATTCGACCATTGCCGACCTCGCGGTCGCGACCAATTGCGGACAGATCAAGACCGGCTCGCTGTCGCGCTCGGACCGCATGGCCAAGTACAACCAGCTCATCCGTATCGAGGAGGAGCTCGGCAAGCAGGCGCGCTATGCCGGCAAGTCGGTGGTCAAGGGCTGA
- a CDS encoding septum formation initiator family protein: MWTRQHKQRNTGRLIIPSLCVLFLAYFGFHAYHGEFGIYSKYRLQVQAAELQAQLDTVKARRVDLERRVQLMHEGTLEKDMLDEQARKALNLSQPDEITIMLPAPAK, encoded by the coding sequence ATGTGGACACGTCAGCACAAGCAGAGAAACACCGGCAGGCTGATCATTCCGTCGCTCTGCGTGCTGTTCCTGGCCTATTTCGGCTTCCATGCCTATCACGGCGAGTTCGGCATCTATTCCAAATATCGGCTGCAGGTCCAGGCCGCCGAACTGCAGGCCCAGCTCGACACCGTCAAGGCGCGCCGGGTCGACTTGGAACGTCGTGTCCAGCTCATGCATGAGGGCACGCTGGAAAAGGACATGCTTGACGAGCAGGCCCGAAAGGCGCTCAATCTGTCCCAGCCCGACGAAATCACCATAATGCTGCCTGCGCCTGCGAAATAA
- the pdhA gene encoding pyruvate dehydrogenase (acetyl-transferring) E1 component subunit alpha → MATAARKAPAKSKSRSDGKSSVLSTPKPVEFTKEEELSAYRHMLLIRRFEEKAGQLYGMGFIGGFCHLYIGQEAVVTGMKMALVEGDQMITAYRDHGHMLAMELSPRGVMAELTGRRGGLSKGKGGSMHMFSKEKHFYGGHGIVGAQVSLGTGLAFANRYRDNKNVSLTYFGDGAANQGQVYESFNMASLWKLPVIYIIENNRYAMGTSVSRSSAETDFSHRGASFKIPGMQVDGMDVRAVKAAGNVAAEWCRAGNGPLIIEMQTYRYRGHSMSDPAKYRSKEEVQKMRSERDPIEQVRVRLLDKKWASEDELKAIDKEVRDVVADAAEFAQNDAEPDPSELWTDVLR, encoded by the coding sequence ATGGCCACCGCCGCCAGAAAAGCGCCTGCCAAGTCCAAATCCAGATCCGACGGCAAATCGTCGGTCCTTTCCACCCCCAAGCCGGTCGAATTCACCAAGGAAGAAGAGCTTTCCGCCTATAGGCACATGCTGCTCATCCGCCGCTTCGAGGAGAAGGCCGGCCAGCTCTATGGCATGGGCTTCATCGGCGGCTTCTGCCACCTCTACATCGGCCAGGAGGCCGTCGTCACCGGCATGAAAATGGCGCTGGTCGAGGGCGATCAGATGATCACCGCCTATCGCGACCACGGCCACATGCTGGCGATGGAACTGTCGCCGCGCGGCGTCATGGCCGAACTCACGGGACGCCGCGGCGGCCTGTCGAAGGGCAAGGGCGGCTCCATGCACATGTTCTCCAAGGAGAAGCATTTCTACGGCGGCCACGGCATCGTCGGCGCGCAGGTGTCGCTGGGCACCGGTCTCGCCTTCGCCAACCGCTACCGCGACAACAAGAATGTTTCGCTGACCTATTTCGGCGACGGCGCCGCCAACCAAGGTCAGGTCTACGAAAGTTTCAACATGGCTTCGCTTTGGAAGCTGCCGGTGATCTACATCATCGAGAACAACCGTTACGCCATGGGCACCTCGGTCTCCCGCTCGTCGGCCGAGACCGATTTCTCGCATCGCGGCGCTTCCTTCAAGATTCCAGGCATGCAGGTCGACGGGATGGACGTCCGCGCCGTGAAGGCCGCGGGCAACGTCGCCGCCGAATGGTGTCGCGCCGGCAACGGCCCGCTGATTATCGAAATGCAGACCTATCGCTATCGCGGCCACTCGATGTCCGATCCGGCGAAATACCGCTCCAAGGAGGAAGTGCAGAAGATGCGCTCCGAGCGTGATCCGATCGAGCAGGTGAGGGTGCGGCTGCTCGACAAGAAGTGGGCAAGCGAAGACGAGCTCAAAGCCATCGACAAGGAGGTTCGCGACGTCGTCGCCGATGCCGCCGAATTCGCTCAGAACGACGCCGAGCCGGATCCGTCCGAGCTCTGGACCGACGTGCTGCGTTAA
- a CDS encoding pyruvate dehydrogenase complex E1 component subunit beta: MPIEILMPALSPTMEEGNLSKWLKNEGDKVVAGDVIAEIETDKATMEVEAVDEGTLAKIVVPAGTEGVKVNAVIAVLAVDGEDVDKAGEGIGEEPAKTETAAAPAPAAQEEAPAKPQPVAAAPKAEIAADPDVPAGTEMVSTTVREALRDAMAEEMRRDGDVFVMGEEVAEYQGAYKITQGLLQEFGPRRVVDTPITEHGFAGVGVGAAMAGLKPIVEFMTFNFAMQAIDQIINSAAKTLYMSGGQMGAPIVFRGPNGAAARVAAQHSQCYAAWYSHIPGLKVVMPYTAADAKGLLKAAIRDPNPVIFLENEILYGQSFDVPKLDDFVLPIGKARVHKQGKDVTIVSFGIGMTYAVKAEAELRGMGIDAEIIDLRTVRPLDFDTVIASVKKTNRLVVVEEGFPQSSVGDHIASQVSQRAFDFLDAPVITIAGKDVPMPYAANLEKLALPNVGEVVEAVKAVTYR; this comes from the coding sequence ATGCCGATCGAAATTCTCATGCCCGCGCTCTCGCCGACGATGGAAGAGGGCAATCTTTCCAAGTGGTTGAAGAACGAAGGCGACAAGGTCGTCGCCGGTGACGTGATCGCCGAGATCGAGACCGACAAGGCGACGATGGAAGTCGAGGCCGTGGATGAAGGCACGCTCGCCAAGATCGTGGTTCCTGCCGGCACCGAAGGCGTGAAGGTGAACGCGGTGATCGCCGTGCTTGCGGTCGACGGTGAAGACGTCGACAAGGCTGGCGAAGGCATCGGCGAAGAGCCTGCCAAGACTGAAACCGCCGCAGCGCCGGCGCCTGCTGCGCAGGAAGAGGCTCCCGCCAAGCCGCAGCCCGTCGCCGCCGCGCCGAAGGCCGAGATTGCCGCCGACCCGGACGTTCCCGCCGGCACCGAGATGGTGTCGACCACTGTGCGCGAGGCGCTCCGCGACGCGATGGCCGAAGAGATGCGCCGCGACGGCGACGTCTTCGTCATGGGCGAGGAAGTCGCCGAGTACCAGGGCGCCTATAAGATCACCCAAGGCCTGCTGCAGGAATTCGGGCCGCGGCGCGTGGTCGACACACCGATCACCGAACACGGCTTTGCCGGCGTCGGCGTCGGGGCAGCGATGGCCGGCCTGAAGCCGATCGTCGAGTTCATGACCTTCAACTTCGCCATGCAGGCGATCGACCAGATCATCAACTCGGCCGCCAAGACGCTCTATATGTCCGGCGGCCAGATGGGCGCGCCGATCGTGTTCCGCGGCCCGAATGGCGCGGCCGCGCGCGTCGCCGCCCAGCACTCGCAGTGCTATGCCGCCTGGTACAGCCATATCCCCGGCCTGAAGGTGGTGATGCCTTACACGGCGGCCGATGCCAAGGGCCTGCTCAAGGCGGCGATCCGCGATCCGAACCCGGTCATCTTCCTCGAGAACGAAATCCTCTACGGCCAGTCCTTCGACGTGCCGAAGCTCGACGATTTCGTGCTGCCGATCGGCAAGGCGCGCGTGCACAAGCAGGGCAAGGACGTCACCATCGTCTCCTTCGGCATCGGCATGACCTACGCGGTCAAGGCGGAAGCCGAGCTGCGCGGCATGGGCATCGATGCCGAGATCATCGATCTCAGGACCGTCCGCCCGCTCGACTTCGACACCGTCATCGCCTCGGTCAAGAAGACCAACCGGCTCGTGGTGGTGGAGGAAGGCTTCCCGCAGAGCTCGGTCGGCGACCACATCGCCAGCCAGGTTTCGCAGCGCGCCTTCGACTTCCTCGATGCGCCTGTGATCACCATCGCCGGCAAGGACGTGCCGATGCCCTATGCGGCGAACCTCGAGAAGCTCGCCCTGCCCAATGTCGGCGAGGTCGTCGAGGCAGTCAAAGCCGTCACCTATCGATAG
- a CDS encoding pyruvate dehydrogenase complex dihydrolipoamide acetyltransferase, protein MPINITMPALSPTMEEGNLAKWLVKEGDKVSPGDVIAEIETDKATMEVEAVDEGTVAKLVVPAGTEGVKVNAVIAILAGEGEDAGAAAKADGGAAPKAETPKAEAPKTEAPKEAPKPAAAAPAPAKAEPAPVANGHAGGERVFASPLARRIAKDAGVDVAALSGSGPHGRVVKADVEAAIASGGAKPAPAAKAPAGAPAAPAPAPKPMSDDQVLKLFAEGSYELVPHDNMRKTIARRLVEAKSTIPHFYLTLDCELDALLALRTQLNAAAPMKKTEKGEVPAYKLSVNDMVIKAMAMALMAVPDANASWTDNAMVKHKHADVGVAVSIPGGLITPIIRHADEKTLSTISNEMKDLASRARSRKLKPEEYQGGTTAVSNLGMFGVKDFAAVINPPHATILAVGAGEERAVVKKGEIKIATVMSVTLSTDHRAVDGTLGAELLGAFKRMIENPMGMLV, encoded by the coding sequence ATGCCAATCAACATCACCATGCCGGCCCTGTCGCCCACGATGGAAGAGGGCAATCTCGCCAAGTGGCTGGTCAAGGAAGGTGACAAGGTTTCGCCCGGCGACGTGATCGCGGAGATCGAGACCGACAAGGCGACGATGGAAGTCGAGGCCGTCGATGAAGGCACCGTCGCCAAGCTCGTCGTTCCGGCCGGAACCGAAGGCGTCAAGGTCAACGCCGTGATCGCTATCCTGGCAGGTGAAGGCGAGGATGCCGGTGCGGCTGCAAAAGCCGACGGCGGGGCCGCACCCAAGGCGGAGACGCCGAAAGCGGAAGCCCCGAAAACCGAGGCTCCCAAGGAAGCGCCGAAGCCGGCAGCCGCGGCGCCCGCGCCGGCGAAGGCCGAGCCCGCTCCGGTCGCCAACGGCCACGCGGGCGGCGAGCGTGTGTTCGCGTCGCCGCTTGCCCGCCGCATCGCCAAGGATGCCGGCGTCGACGTGGCGGCGCTCAGCGGTTCCGGTCCGCACGGCCGCGTGGTGAAGGCCGACGTCGAGGCGGCGATCGCTTCCGGCGGCGCCAAGCCGGCGCCTGCCGCCAAGGCTCCCGCGGGTGCACCGGCCGCTCCCGCCCCCGCGCCAAAGCCGATGTCGGACGATCAGGTGCTGAAGCTGTTCGCCGAGGGCTCCTACGAGCTCGTGCCGCACGACAATATGCGCAAGACCATCGCGCGCCGCTTGGTCGAGGCCAAGAGCACCATTCCGCATTTCTACCTGACGCTCGACTGCGAGCTCGACGCGCTCTTGGCACTGCGCACGCAGCTCAATGCCGCGGCGCCGATGAAGAAGACCGAGAAGGGCGAGGTTCCCGCCTACAAGCTCTCGGTCAACGACATGGTGATCAAGGCGATGGCCATGGCGCTGATGGCGGTGCCGGACGCCAACGCCTCCTGGACCGACAACGCCATGGTCAAGCACAAGCACGCCGATGTCGGCGTCGCCGTGTCGATCCCCGGCGGCCTGATCACGCCGATCATCCGCCATGCCGACGAAAAGACGCTGTCCACCATCTCCAACGAGATGAAGGACCTCGCCAGCCGCGCCCGCAGCCGCAAGCTGAAGCCCGAGGAATACCAGGGCGGTACGACCGCCGTGTCCAATCTCGGTATGTTCGGCGTCAAGGATTTTGCTGCCGTCATAAACCCGCCGCACGCGACTATCCTCGCGGTGGGCGCGGGCGAGGAGCGCGCGGTGGTGAAGAAAGGCGAGATCAAGATCGCTACCGTGATGTCGGTGACGCTGTCCACCGATCACCGCGCCGTCGACGGCACGCTTGGGGCGGAGCTGCTCGGCGCTTTCAAGCGCATGATCGAAAACCCGATGGGCATGCTGGTCTAG